A window of the Synechococcus sp. LTW-R genome harbors these coding sequences:
- a CDS encoding helicase yields the protein MLEAKAHQQLKALLRQEGETRWPHHLTLSRLVARSLRRSDQTLVRLAPGSDPSWLLGLLVPLALHNSPVALVVSPALRQRLLTVELPRLQAVGLNLPCWEGATAPGAAPLWLLQHDALVAAWQSGHLEGRQLVVPEGELLQPLLRQALEVVIDTGHWEQLRRSLPAAASSLLQLHERLSRRVLARPCGPQQRVPITPEDEAPLRQLLGVLAPLPEPWPDWLKTAGADWTSWASVNPTLLQWTLHRQPLDPCAVMTGLLSGRGVVVVGPWPQPASPGLGFTPQVEVSLADPPLLDPLPLFAPQGQALPNAPHYPSHLLDQCRRLVLGQAGLTVVLLDDEGLRLGLTSALAAEFGSRVGHELTAPEANGVICCSWSWWLEHQQRLPLPCQLVAATLPISSLEDPLTAARVAALRLEGRDWFRELLLPEALGRLQRSIAGLRRNGGRLAVLDGRLKRRGWGRQVLEALEPWVALTRLLPNP from the coding sequence ATGTTGGAAGCCAAGGCCCACCAACAGCTCAAGGCGCTCCTCCGTCAGGAGGGGGAAACCCGCTGGCCCCACCACCTGACCCTGAGCCGGCTGGTGGCCCGCAGCTTGCGCCGCTCGGACCAGACCTTGGTGCGTCTGGCCCCCGGCAGTGACCCCAGCTGGCTGCTGGGCCTTTTGGTGCCCTTGGCCTTGCACAACAGCCCCGTGGCGCTGGTCGTCAGCCCCGCCCTGCGCCAGCGCTTGTTGACGGTGGAATTGCCGCGGCTGCAGGCCGTCGGCTTGAACCTGCCCTGCTGGGAAGGGGCCACGGCTCCCGGGGCCGCGCCCCTGTGGTTGCTGCAACATGACGCCTTGGTGGCGGCCTGGCAGAGCGGGCACTTGGAGGGCCGCCAGTTAGTCGTCCCGGAGGGGGAGCTGCTGCAACCGCTGCTGCGCCAGGCCCTGGAGGTGGTGATCGACACCGGCCACTGGGAGCAATTGCGCCGAAGCCTCCCCGCGGCCGCCTCCAGTTTGTTGCAGCTGCATGAGCGACTCAGTCGCCGGGTGCTGGCGCGTCCGTGCGGCCCCCAGCAACGGGTGCCCATCACCCCAGAGGACGAGGCGCCCCTGCGGCAGCTGCTGGGGGTGTTAGCCCCACTCCCCGAGCCCTGGCCCGACTGGCTGAAGACCGCAGGAGCGGACTGGACGAGTTGGGCGTCGGTCAACCCAACGCTGCTGCAGTGGACCCTGCATCGCCAGCCCCTGGATCCCTGCGCGGTGATGACAGGGCTCTTGAGTGGTCGCGGCGTGGTGGTGGTGGGCCCTTGGCCGCAGCCCGCCTCCCCTGGGCTTGGCTTCACGCCCCAGGTGGAGGTGAGCCTGGCGGATCCGCCCCTGCTGGATCCCCTGCCCCTCTTTGCGCCCCAGGGGCAGGCGCTGCCGAACGCCCCCCACTACCCCAGTCACCTGCTGGATCAGTGCCGCCGCTTGGTCTTGGGCCAGGCCGGCCTCACCGTGGTGTTGCTGGATGACGAGGGCCTGAGGCTGGGGCTGACCAGCGCCTTGGCGGCTGAATTCGGTAGTCGGGTGGGCCATGAGCTCACCGCGCCTGAGGCCAATGGCGTGATCTGCTGCAGCTGGAGCTGGTGGCTGGAGCATCAACAGCGGCTGCCCCTGCCCTGTCAGTTGGTGGCGGCCACCCTGCCCATCTCCAGCCTGGAGGATCCACTCACGGCGGCGCGGGTTGCGGCGCTCAGGCTGGAGGGCCGCGATTGGTTCCGGGAACTGCTGTTGCCGGAAGCCCTTGGACGTCTGCAGCGCTCGATCGCGGGTCTGCGCCGCAACGGCGGTCGCTTGGCGGTGCTGGATGGGCGCTTGAAGCGGCGCGGTTGGGGCCGTCAGGTGCTCGAGGCCCTGGAGCCCTGGGTGGCGCTCACCCGTTTGTTGCCCAACCCCTAA
- the larE gene encoding ATP-dependent sacrificial sulfur transferase LarE produces MVERLEPPLAEALEALRQRIGSLPAAIVAYSGGVDSALVAAIAAEQLGDRALAVTGISPALAHHLRAEAQQQAAWMGIEQQELATAELNDPAYSSNPDNRCYACKRELHSVIAELVEQLSEPWRSATVLDGVNRDDLGDHRPGIDAARERGVCSPLAELQIDKAGVRALSRALGFPWWDKPAQPCLASRFPYGEGINAERLQRVGAAEAWLRQRGFQELRVRSQGETARIEVPPSALHRLVEEPTRSAVVEALLALGFSAVSLDLEGLVSGKLNRALKR; encoded by the coding sequence ATCGTGGAACGACTGGAGCCTCCCTTGGCGGAGGCCCTGGAGGCCCTGCGGCAGCGCATCGGATCGCTCCCGGCGGCCATCGTGGCCTACTCCGGCGGAGTCGACAGCGCCCTGGTGGCCGCCATCGCAGCTGAACAACTGGGGGATCGGGCCCTGGCGGTCACCGGGATCTCACCGGCCCTGGCTCACCATCTGCGCGCAGAAGCCCAGCAACAGGCGGCCTGGATGGGAATCGAGCAACAGGAGCTGGCCACCGCGGAACTGAACGATCCGGCCTACAGCAGCAACCCCGACAACCGATGCTACGCCTGCAAGCGCGAACTCCACAGCGTGATCGCGGAGCTGGTGGAACAACTCAGCGAACCCTGGCGCTCCGCCACCGTCCTCGATGGCGTCAACCGCGATGACCTCGGCGACCATCGCCCCGGCATCGACGCGGCCCGGGAACGGGGGGTCTGCTCACCGCTCGCGGAACTCCAGATCGACAAGGCGGGGGTGCGGGCGCTCTCGCGGGCCCTGGGCTTCCCCTGGTGGGACAAGCCCGCCCAACCCTGCCTGGCCTCGCGCTTTCCCTACGGCGAGGGGATCAACGCGGAGCGACTCCAGCGGGTCGGCGCCGCCGAGGCCTGGCTGCGGCAGCGGGGATTTCAAGAGCTGCGGGTGCGCAGCCAAGGGGAAACGGCCCGCATCGAGGTGCCCCCGTCGGCCCTGCACCGCCTGGTGGAAGAACCCACCCGCAGCGCCGTCGTCGAGGCTCTGCTGGCCCTGGGCTTCAGTGCCGTCAGCCTGGATCTCGAGGGGTTGGTGAGCGGAAAGCTCAACCGGGCCCTCAAGCGCTGA
- a CDS encoding prephenate/arogenate dehydrogenase, which produces MTTHWRERPIGIVGLGLIGGSLGLDLQAEGLEVRALVHRARTAERARERGLAQRIETDPAVLEDCGLVILALPLDRLLDPDPALVAALPANAVITDVGSVKQPIQERWDKLHRRFLPSHPMAGTAQAGVEAGLSGLFQGRPWVATPTAGTDSDALASVRALAEAVGAHWLECPAAAHDQAVALISHMPVLVSAALLKSADQGGSAVQAESLVRALASSGFADTSRIGGGNPELGTLMARTNRSAVLAALEQYQRQLGALQGLVVEEQWEALHQQLSRCQALRPEFL; this is translated from the coding sequence ATGACAACCCACTGGCGCGAGCGACCCATCGGGATCGTGGGCCTGGGGTTGATCGGCGGATCCCTGGGGCTTGATCTGCAGGCCGAGGGCCTCGAGGTGCGAGCCCTGGTACATCGCGCCCGCACGGCCGAACGGGCGCGGGAACGGGGGCTGGCCCAGCGGATCGAGACCGACCCGGCCGTGCTCGAGGACTGCGGCCTCGTGATCCTGGCCCTGCCCCTCGATCGCCTGCTGGATCCGGACCCCGCCCTGGTGGCGGCCTTGCCTGCGAACGCCGTGATCACCGATGTGGGCTCGGTCAAACAGCCCATCCAGGAGCGCTGGGACAAGCTCCACCGGCGTTTCCTGCCCAGCCATCCGATGGCAGGCACCGCCCAAGCCGGCGTCGAAGCCGGGCTCAGCGGCCTCTTTCAGGGCCGCCCTTGGGTCGCCACCCCCACGGCGGGGACCGATTCAGACGCCCTGGCCTCGGTCCGGGCCTTAGCTGAAGCCGTCGGCGCCCACTGGCTGGAATGCCCAGCCGCGGCCCATGACCAGGCCGTCGCCCTGATCTCCCACATGCCCGTTCTCGTCAGTGCTGCCCTGCTGAAAAGCGCCGATCAGGGGGGCAGCGCGGTTCAGGCCGAGAGCCTCGTGCGGGCCCTGGCCTCCAGTGGCTTTGCCGACACGAGCCGCATCGGCGGCGGCAACCCGGAACTGGGCACCTTGATGGCCCGCACCAACCGCAGCGCCGTCCTCGCGGCCCTGGAGCAGTACCAACGGCAACTGGGAGCGCTGCAAGGCCTGGTGGTGGAGGAGCAGTGGGAGGCCCTGCATCAGCAACTGAGCCGCTGCCAAGCCCTGCGGCCTGAATTCCTCTAG
- a CDS encoding fructosamine kinase family protein — MSSPQAFSDWIEATTGARLLSRSAVGGGCIHSAWRLTLANGQTLFAKTNRAALLPVLEAEAQGLEALAQAVELGGSRLAIPQPSGLGLAGPEAVLLLNWLELGTPTDSAQAWGALGAGLARMHRGSLQGHDGRFGWERDNFIGSGPQTNRWGESWGHFFAEERLGAQLRWAAASGKTLDGAEELLERVPLWLAEHHAEPALVHGDLWSGNAALLQAGGGSIFDPAVYRGDREVDLAMAQLFGGFPRSFFAGYEQEWPLEAGHRRRVELYNLYHLLNHANLFGGGYWQQSAASITALLREWH, encoded by the coding sequence GTGTCCAGCCCGCAGGCCTTCTCCGACTGGATCGAGGCCACCACGGGAGCGCGCCTGCTCAGCCGCTCGGCGGTCGGCGGTGGCTGCATCCACAGCGCCTGGCGATTGACCCTGGCCAATGGCCAAACGCTCTTCGCCAAAACCAACCGCGCTGCACTCCTGCCGGTGCTCGAGGCCGAAGCCCAGGGTCTCGAGGCCCTGGCGCAGGCCGTTGAGCTGGGCGGTTCAAGGCTTGCCATTCCGCAGCCCTCCGGCCTGGGCCTCGCGGGGCCCGAGGCCGTTCTGCTGCTGAATTGGCTGGAACTCGGGACCCCGACCGATTCAGCCCAAGCCTGGGGGGCCCTTGGAGCGGGACTGGCCCGGATGCACCGCGGCAGCCTGCAGGGCCATGACGGACGCTTCGGCTGGGAGCGCGACAACTTCATCGGCTCCGGTCCCCAGACCAACCGCTGGGGGGAGAGCTGGGGACACTTTTTTGCCGAAGAACGCCTTGGAGCTCAACTGCGCTGGGCGGCAGCGTCGGGCAAGACGCTCGATGGAGCCGAAGAGCTGCTGGAGCGGGTCCCGCTTTGGCTGGCGGAGCACCACGCTGAGCCGGCCCTGGTCCACGGCGACCTGTGGAGCGGCAATGCCGCCCTGCTACAGGCCGGCGGGGGCAGCATCTTTGACCCCGCCGTCTACCGCGGAGACAGGGAGGTGGATCTCGCGATGGCGCAGCTCTTTGGCGGATTCCCCCGCAGCTTCTTCGCCGGCTACGAGCAGGAATGGCCCTTAGAGGCAGGCCACCGGCGGCGGGTCGAGCTCTACAACCTGTATCACCTGCTCAACCACGCCAACCTCTTTGGCGGGGGCTACTGGCAGCAAAGTGCCGCCAGCATCACCGCGCTGCTGCGCGAGTGGCACTGA
- a CDS encoding CAAD domain-containing protein, with the protein MTDESNDLKESVTPTAEEAAANFTERYTEVLGKVNETLDKVDWNQMGRIGKGVGVLVIVIVAQVLIKGVLDTINLLPVVPGLLELLGLVVVGQWSWKNLTTSDKRTAVINKVQGLRKEYLG; encoded by the coding sequence ATGACCGACGAGAGCAACGATCTGAAGGAATCGGTGACACCCACTGCAGAAGAGGCCGCCGCCAACTTCACCGAGCGCTACACCGAAGTCCTGGGCAAGGTCAACGAGACCCTCGACAAGGTGGACTGGAACCAGATGGGCCGCATCGGCAAGGGCGTCGGTGTCCTGGTGATCGTCATCGTGGCCCAGGTGCTGATCAAGGGCGTTCTGGACACCATCAACCTGCTGCCGGTTGTTCCTGGTCTGCTGGAACTGCTGGGTTTGGTTGTGGTCGGTCAGTGGAGCTGGAAGAACCTGACCACCAGCGACAAGCGCACCGCCGTGATCAACAAGGTCCAGGGTCTGCGCAAGGAATACCTCGGCTGA
- a CDS encoding M67 family metallopeptidase encodes MERTLQAAFPEEGCALLLGQTRGTTLELHRVWPCCNSWEPAQERDHRFQLDPREQLLAQRWAREKELQVIGAAHGHPSSPAIPSATDLELCFGPTLMLIRSGLEQNPWRAWWIEGEEGPSEPRELPLRQGLAAGDQRLGK; translated from the coding sequence TTGGAGCGCACTCTGCAGGCGGCGTTTCCAGAGGAGGGATGCGCGCTGTTGCTGGGGCAAACCAGGGGTACAACCTTGGAGCTGCATCGGGTTTGGCCCTGCTGCAACAGCTGGGAGCCCGCCCAGGAACGGGATCACCGCTTCCAGCTCGACCCAAGGGAGCAACTGCTGGCGCAACGCTGGGCCAGGGAGAAAGAACTGCAGGTGATCGGCGCCGCCCATGGCCACCCCAGCAGCCCCGCCATCCCGTCGGCCACTGACCTGGAGCTCTGTTTCGGACCCACGTTGATGCTCATTCGCTCCGGCCTGGAGCAGAACCCTTGGCGGGCCTGGTGGATCGAAGGCGAGGAGGGTCCGAGCGAACCCCGCGAATTGCCTTTGCGGCAGGGGCTGGCCGCAGGGGACCAGCGTTTGGGAAAGTAG
- a CDS encoding cob(I)yrinic acid a,c-diamide adenosyltransferase, which yields MAPQATSASSTRSTGRGIGIRTAADGSERSRGQVHVYDGEGKGKSQAALGVVLRTIGLGICEQKQTRVLLLRFLKGPGRAYDEDAAIEALQQGFPHLIDQVRTGRGEFFGVDEVTRVDVQEAQRGWTIAKGAIASELYSVVVLDELNPVLDLGLLDTEEVVRTLSSKPAGMEVIVTGRGAPRPLVQIADLHSEMRAHRRPDTPELEEQTGEPVLAGLEGVEVYTGEGKGKSTSALGKALQAIGRGISQDKSHRVLILQWLKGGNGYTEDAAIAALRESYPHLVDHLRSGRDAIVWRGQQQPIDYVEAERAWEIARAAISSGLYKTVILDEINPTVDLELIPVEPIVQTLLRKPAETEVILTGRCKHPPAYFDLASVHSEMVCHKHYAERGVDLKRGVDY from the coding sequence ATGGCTCCGCAGGCAACCTCTGCCAGCTCCACCCGCAGCACCGGGCGCGGCATTGGGATCCGGACTGCCGCCGATGGAAGTGAGCGCAGCCGCGGCCAAGTGCACGTCTATGACGGCGAAGGCAAGGGCAAAAGTCAGGCGGCCCTGGGTGTCGTCCTGCGCACGATCGGTCTGGGGATCTGCGAGCAGAAGCAAACCCGTGTCCTGTTGCTGCGCTTTTTAAAGGGTCCCGGCCGCGCCTATGACGAAGACGCCGCGATCGAAGCCCTGCAGCAGGGTTTCCCCCACCTGATCGATCAGGTGCGCACCGGGCGCGGCGAATTTTTCGGTGTCGATGAGGTCACCCGCGTCGATGTCCAGGAGGCCCAGCGGGGCTGGACCATCGCCAAGGGGGCGATCGCCAGCGAGCTCTATTCGGTGGTGGTGCTCGACGAGCTCAACCCCGTGCTCGACCTCGGCCTGCTGGACACCGAGGAAGTGGTCCGCACCCTCTCCTCCAAGCCCGCGGGCATGGAGGTGATCGTCACCGGCCGCGGCGCCCCGCGCCCGCTGGTCCAGATCGCGGATCTCCATTCGGAGATGCGCGCCCACCGCCGCCCCGACACCCCGGAGCTCGAGGAGCAAACCGGTGAGCCCGTCTTGGCGGGCCTCGAGGGAGTCGAGGTCTACACCGGTGAAGGCAAAGGCAAATCCACCAGTGCCCTGGGCAAGGCCCTACAGGCCATTGGCCGCGGCATCTCCCAGGACAAGAGTCATCGGGTCTTGATCCTGCAGTGGCTGAAGGGGGGTAATGGCTACACGGAGGACGCCGCCATTGCGGCCCTGCGTGAGAGCTATCCGCATCTGGTCGATCACCTGCGCTCCGGCCGTGATGCGATCGTCTGGCGCGGCCAGCAGCAGCCGATTGATTACGTCGAAGCGGAGCGGGCCTGGGAAATTGCCCGCGCGGCGATCTCCAGCGGCCTCTACAAAACGGTGATCCTCGATGAGATCAACCCCACCGTGGATCTCGAGCTGATTCCGGTAGAGCCGATCGTGCAGACCTTGCTGCGCAAGCCGGCCGAAACCGAGGTGATCCTGACCGGGCGCTGCAAGCACCCCCCGGCGTACTTTGATTTGGCCAGCGTCCACTCCGAGATGGTCTGCCACAAGCACTACGCCGAGCGGGGCGTGGACCTCAAGCGCGGCGTCGATTACTGA
- the crtD gene encoding C-3',4' desaturase CrtD: MVKSCDVAVVGGGIAGLTAGALLAAEGLQVDLLEAHSQTGGCAGTFRRGPYTFDVGATQVAGFEPGGIHQRLMAHFGAPLPAATPLDPGCSVQLRAAEAPVQLWRDPESWRLERQRQFPGSERFWALCALLHRSNWTFAAKDPVLPPRTLWDLRQLLGAMGAGTLASGLFTTATVADLLVLTGCGADQRLRRFLDLQLRLYSQEPADRTAALYGATVLAMAQEPLGLWHLHGSMQQLCTALEQVLAAKGGRLRLRHRVSAMRPGASGWQLSGEGPAQKSFALQANDVVCALPPQTLPELLGEALPAAYGRRIASFPDPSGALVLYAAVNRERLSPALGLHAQLDWQDPGSVFLSFSAEGDGRAPAGQATVIASVFTPAKPWFGLPEPEYQQRKQQALAGIQAALEAFLGLKPEHYRHAELATPRGFAGWTGRPFGFVGGLGQHPSRFGPFGLASRSPLSGLWLCGDAIYPGEGTAGVSLSALMACRQLLQSHGRSLDLKA, from the coding sequence ATGGTCAAATCCTGTGATGTCGCAGTGGTTGGGGGAGGCATCGCGGGCCTGACCGCAGGCGCCCTGTTGGCCGCTGAGGGTCTGCAGGTGGACTTGCTGGAAGCCCACAGCCAGACCGGGGGCTGCGCGGGAACCTTTCGCCGCGGTCCCTACACCTTTGATGTCGGGGCGACCCAGGTCGCGGGCTTTGAACCGGGGGGCATTCATCAGCGCCTGATGGCCCATTTCGGTGCCCCGCTCCCCGCGGCCACACCCCTTGATCCCGGCTGCAGCGTCCAGCTCCGCGCCGCTGAAGCCCCGGTTCAGCTCTGGCGGGATCCCGAGTCTTGGCGTCTGGAGCGCCAACGCCAATTCCCCGGAAGCGAACGCTTCTGGGCCCTCTGCGCTCTGCTGCACCGCAGCAATTGGACCTTTGCGGCCAAGGATCCGGTGCTGCCGCCGCGCACCCTCTGGGATCTGCGCCAGCTGCTGGGGGCGATGGGGGCCGGCACCTTGGCCAGTGGCCTGTTCACGACCGCAACGGTGGCGGACCTGCTGGTCCTGACCGGTTGCGGCGCGGACCAGCGCCTGCGTCGCTTTCTTGATCTCCAGCTGCGCCTCTATTCCCAAGAGCCGGCTGATCGCACGGCGGCGCTCTACGGGGCCACGGTGTTGGCCATGGCCCAGGAACCGCTGGGGCTTTGGCATCTCCACGGGTCGATGCAGCAGCTCTGCACGGCCCTCGAGCAGGTGCTCGCGGCCAAGGGCGGTCGTTTGCGTCTGCGCCACCGCGTCAGTGCGATGCGTCCAGGGGCCAGCGGCTGGCAGCTCAGCGGCGAGGGGCCGGCCCAGAAGTCTTTTGCCCTCCAGGCGAACGATGTCGTCTGTGCGCTGCCGCCCCAGACCCTGCCCGAGCTCCTGGGAGAGGCGCTGCCGGCGGCCTATGGCCGGCGCATCGCCAGCTTCCCGGACCCCTCCGGGGCGTTGGTGCTCTATGCCGCGGTGAATCGCGAGCGGCTGTCGCCGGCCCTCGGCCTGCATGCCCAGTTGGATTGGCAGGACCCCGGCAGCGTCTTCCTCTCCTTCAGCGCCGAGGGCGATGGACGGGCCCCGGCCGGTCAGGCGACCGTGATCGCCAGTGTCTTTACCCCTGCCAAGCCCTGGTTCGGCTTGCCGGAGCCGGAGTACCAGCAGCGCAAGCAGCAGGCGCTGGCTGGGATTCAGGCGGCGCTCGAGGCGTTCTTGGGACTGAAGCCCGAGCACTACCGCCACGCCGAATTGGCGACGCCGCGCGGTTTTGCCGGTTGGACGGGGCGGCCCTTTGGTTTTGTGGGTGGTTTGGGGCAGCACCCCAGCCGCTTTGGTCCCTTTGGGTTGGCCAGCCGCAGCCCCCTCAGCGGACTCTGGCTCTGTGGTGATGCGATCTATCCGGGTGAGGGCACCGCGGGGGTGAGCCTCTCGGCCCTCATGGCCTGCCGGCAGCTCCTGCAAAGCCATGGGCGCTCCTTGGATCTGAAGGCCTAG
- a CDS encoding DUF2839 domain-containing protein, with translation MGEAKRRSEQGLPPREKKAQKAKDTSPRIAPWLPLTQRQGEQFVSVTTRGAWIGIGALVVFWLTVRFLGPALGWWTLADG, from the coding sequence ATGGGAGAGGCCAAGCGTCGCTCGGAACAGGGCCTGCCCCCCCGGGAGAAGAAGGCCCAAAAGGCCAAGGACACCTCGCCCCGCATTGCCCCTTGGCTGCCCCTGACCCAGCGTCAAGGTGAGCAATTCGTCTCGGTCACCACGCGCGGTGCCTGGATTGGTATCGGTGCCTTGGTGGTGTTTTGGTTGACCGTGCGCTTTTTGGGTCCTGCCCTGGGCTGGTGGACGCTGGCCGACGGCTAA
- the moeB gene encoding molybdopterin-synthase adenylyltransferase MoeB, with amino-acid sequence MLPLDTTGIELSPDEVARFARHLILPEVGMEGQKRLKASSVLCVGTGGLGSPLLLYLAAAGVGRIGIVDFDVVDHSNLQRQVIHGTSWVGKPKIESAKARILEINPHCQVDLYETALSSENALDIVRPYDIVCDGTDNFPTRYLVNDACVLLGKPNVYGSIFRFEGQATVFNLDAESPNYRDLFPEPPPPGMVPSCAEGGVVGVLPGIIGVIQATEAVKIITGIGTTLSGRLLLFDALGMKFRELKLRPNPERPVIEKLIDYQEFCGVGGTAPGQEEAGSVESISVSELKTLLDGDTSGLVLIDVRNPPEAEIAVIPGAELIPLDQIENGTAVDRVKELAKGKQLYVHCKLGGRSAKALIALKRHGVEGINVAGGIDAWSQEVDSSVPRY; translated from the coding sequence ATGCTTCCCCTTGACACCACCGGCATCGAGCTGAGCCCCGATGAGGTGGCCCGTTTTGCGCGCCACCTGATCCTGCCGGAAGTGGGCATGGAGGGCCAAAAGCGGCTCAAAGCCTCTTCCGTGCTCTGCGTTGGCACCGGCGGCCTGGGTTCTCCTCTGCTGCTGTACCTGGCCGCAGCCGGCGTTGGCCGCATCGGCATCGTCGACTTCGACGTGGTCGATCACTCCAACCTGCAGCGCCAGGTGATCCACGGCACCAGCTGGGTCGGCAAACCCAAGATCGAATCGGCCAAGGCGCGGATTCTCGAGATCAACCCCCACTGCCAGGTGGATCTCTACGAGACGGCGCTCAGCAGCGAGAACGCCCTCGACATTGTTCGGCCCTATGACATCGTCTGCGACGGGACCGACAACTTCCCCACCCGCTACCTGGTGAACGACGCCTGCGTGCTGCTGGGCAAACCGAACGTCTACGGCTCGATCTTCCGCTTTGAAGGCCAGGCCACGGTCTTCAACCTGGATGCCGAGAGCCCCAACTACCGCGACCTCTTCCCCGAGCCCCCGCCGCCGGGCATGGTCCCCTCCTGCGCCGAAGGCGGCGTGGTGGGCGTTCTGCCCGGAATCATCGGCGTGATCCAAGCCACCGAAGCGGTGAAGATCATCACCGGCATCGGCACCACCCTCAGCGGCCGACTGCTGCTGTTTGATGCCCTTGGCATGAAGTTCCGGGAGCTCAAGCTGCGCCCCAACCCCGAGCGCCCGGTGATCGAGAAGCTGATCGACTACCAGGAGTTCTGTGGTGTGGGCGGCACCGCCCCGGGCCAAGAGGAAGCCGGCTCCGTCGAGAGCATCAGCGTCAGCGAACTGAAGACCCTGCTGGATGGGGACACCTCCGGCCTGGTGCTGATCGACGTTCGCAACCCCCCCGAAGCCGAGATCGCTGTCATCCCCGGCGCCGAGTTGATTCCCCTCGATCAAATCGAGAACGGCACCGCCGTGGACCGCGTCAAGGAACTGGCCAAGGGCAAGCAGCTCTACGTCCACTGCAAACTGGGCGGCCGCAGCGCGAAGGCCCTGATCGCCCTGAAGCGCCATGGCGTCGAGGGCATCAACGTGGCCGGCGGCATTGATGCCTGGAGCCAAGAGGTGGACAGCTCCGTCCCCCGCTACTGA
- the recA gene encoding recombinase RecA, whose protein sequence is MPADDKSTSASSPERDKALGLVLNQIERNFGKGSIMRLGDASRMRIETTPTGALTLDLALGGGYPKGRVVEVYGPESSGKTTLTLHAIAEVQRRGGVAAFVDAEHALDPVYAAALGVDIENLLVSQPDTGEMALEIVDQLVRSAAVDIVVVDSVAALTPRSEIEGEMGDLAVGSQARLMSQAMRKITGNIGKSGCTVIFLNQLRQKIGVTYGNPETTTGGNALKFYASVRLDIRRIQTLKRGTEEFGIRAKVKVAKNKVAPPFRIAEFDILFGRGISTVGCLLDLAEEHGVVVRKGAWYSYEGDNIGQGRDNTITWLEQNSTEKEAIEVKVRQKLSETTDSLKPVATAAAKLAASGSASSSKEQALPAAS, encoded by the coding sequence ATGCCTGCCGACGACAAGAGCACCAGCGCCTCCAGCCCTGAGCGGGACAAGGCCCTTGGCCTGGTGCTGAACCAAATCGAGCGCAACTTTGGCAAGGGCTCGATCATGCGCCTGGGGGATGCCTCGCGCATGCGGATCGAGACCACCCCCACCGGCGCCCTCACCCTCGACCTCGCCCTCGGCGGCGGCTATCCCAAAGGACGGGTCGTTGAGGTCTACGGCCCGGAGAGCTCGGGCAAAACAACCCTCACCCTGCACGCCATTGCCGAAGTGCAGCGCCGCGGCGGCGTGGCGGCCTTCGTCGACGCTGAGCACGCCCTGGACCCGGTCTATGCCGCGGCCCTTGGGGTCGACATCGAAAACCTGCTGGTCTCCCAGCCGGACACCGGCGAGATGGCCCTGGAAATCGTCGACCAACTGGTGCGCTCCGCCGCCGTTGACATCGTCGTGGTGGACTCCGTGGCCGCCCTCACCCCTCGCTCAGAAATCGAGGGCGAAATGGGCGACCTCGCCGTCGGCAGCCAGGCCCGCCTGATGAGCCAGGCAATGCGCAAGATCACCGGCAACATCGGCAAGTCCGGTTGCACCGTGATCTTCTTGAACCAGTTGCGTCAAAAGATTGGCGTGACCTACGGCAACCCCGAAACCACCACCGGTGGTAACGCCCTGAAGTTCTACGCCTCCGTGCGCCTGGACATCCGACGCATTCAGACCCTCAAGCGCGGCACCGAAGAATTCGGCATTCGCGCGAAGGTGAAGGTGGCCAAGAACAAGGTGGCTCCGCCCTTCCGCATTGCCGAATTCGACATCCTGTTTGGCCGCGGAATCAGCACAGTTGGCTGCCTTCTGGACCTCGCCGAAGAACACGGCGTCGTCGTACGCAAAGGCGCTTGGTACAGCTACGAGGGCGACAACATCGGCCAAGGCCGCGACAACACGATCACCTGGCTCGAGCAAAACAGCACCGAAAAAGAAGCGATCGAGGTGAAGGTGCGCCAGAAACTCAGCGAGACCACCGACTCGCTGAAGCCCGTCGCCACTGCAGCCGCCAAGTTGGCCGCCTCCGGCAGCGCCAGCAGCAGCAAAGAGCAGGCCCTGCCTGCCGCCAGCTGA
- a CDS encoding DUF1815 family protein gives MFARLAEQYRSVVEDLVMSLRALADGLQRQGIAATCYVCGDGQDGQGASFVASLGDQHMVRFLVSDFGISWVESRNGHELVKLEGAEAIQELERLSANLRALAQPAAAAEVQVS, from the coding sequence ATGTTCGCTCGTCTGGCTGAGCAGTACCGATCGGTTGTTGAAGACCTGGTGATGAGCCTGCGCGCTCTTGCCGATGGCCTGCAGCGCCAAGGAATCGCCGCCACTTGTTATGTCTGCGGTGACGGCCAAGACGGTCAGGGCGCTTCGTTTGTCGCCAGCCTTGGCGATCAGCACATGGTCCGCTTTTTGGTCTCGGACTTCGGGATCAGCTGGGTCGAGTCCCGCAATGGCCACGAGCTGGTCAAGTTGGAGGGAGCCGAAGCCATCCAAGAGCTCGAGCGCCTGAGTGCGAATCTCCGCGCTCTGGCCCAGCCTGCAGCGGCAGCCGAAGTTCAGGTCTCCTGA